Proteins from one Pseudodesulfovibrio hydrargyri genomic window:
- a CDS encoding PilZ domain-containing protein gives MSEEKRSFSRIQVRLKAQARIMESLDSPQLFTGESMTQPITREDFVKKSKLPEEVTGFLVEMDRKLDQIISMLGQDTFKMDFSLPVEVMEISAAGVKFRSARQFHPGDALELIIYLSQTPLRLAGSKGRILDQEPDTGLYRFEFVDLRGSDMEAIVQFVFKEQREQIRNSKM, from the coding sequence ATGAGTGAAGAGAAACGTTCGTTCTCGCGCATACAGGTCAGACTGAAGGCCCAGGCCAGGATCATGGAGTCCCTGGACTCGCCCCAGCTCTTCACCGGCGAGTCCATGACCCAGCCGATCACCCGCGAGGACTTCGTCAAGAAGAGCAAGCTCCCCGAGGAAGTCACCGGATTTCTGGTGGAGATGGACCGCAAGCTCGACCAGATCATCTCCATGCTCGGCCAGGACACCTTCAAGATGGACTTTTCCCTGCCCGTGGAGGTCATGGAGATCTCCGCGGCCGGGGTCAAATTCCGCTCCGCAAGGCAGTTCCACCCGGGCGACGCCCTGGAACTGATCATCTACCTCAGCCAGACTCCCCTGCGGCTTGCCGGCAGCAAGGGGCGCATTCTCGACCAGGAACCCGACACCGGCCTGTACCGCTTCGAATTCGTGGATCTTCGCGGATCGGACATGGAGGCCATCGTGCAATTCGTCTTCAAGGAACAGCGGGAACAAATCCGCAATTCCAAAATGTAG
- a CDS encoding NIL domain-containing protein encodes MNEVKNGFRKIVYLSFPPEVSGRPVVCNLLRKFDLSFNILKADISPRHEGTMTLEVSGREDEFHKGIGYLKENGVRITPVAHKIFRDDESCVHCGVCTAMCPTDALRLDLETLKIVFDVDKCSACGMCTRVCPVKCMTLDMDENGRP; translated from the coding sequence ATGAACGAAGTCAAGAATGGTTTCAGAAAAATCGTCTACCTCTCCTTCCCGCCCGAGGTCTCCGGCAGGCCCGTGGTCTGCAACCTGCTGCGCAAGTTCGACCTGAGCTTCAACATCCTCAAGGCGGACATCTCGCCGCGCCACGAAGGAACCATGACCCTCGAGGTCTCGGGCCGCGAGGACGAGTTCCACAAGGGTATCGGCTACCTCAAGGAGAACGGCGTGCGCATCACCCCGGTGGCGCACAAGATCTTCCGCGACGACGAGTCCTGCGTCCACTGCGGCGTGTGCACGGCCATGTGCCCCACGGACGCCCTGCGCCTGGACCTCGAAACCCTCAAGATCGTCTTCGACGTGGACAAATGTTCGGCCTGCGGCATGTGCACCCGTGTCTGTCCGGTCAAGTGCATGACGCTCGACATGGATGAAAACGGCAGGCCCTAA
- a CDS encoding tetratricopeptide repeat protein produces MKMKNISLFSVLLILLSMSALPGCATRTDVEAMQSDRQQDLHRIRQLEAELAESKEQLKAEIEKSNDPLREKSADMWAEIQSLRSEIAKMRGEVDSLNIRMDNQVGAADSAVTVQELSKRLSEVEFAMVNELQVDLPETGRARGAAVGAPAAATAATAPADAPEEGVAAQAGAATATAAAQTAPQADSDPAKALYDKAYALYKEGNFERARSYWAEFTDTFKGHAFTPSAVFWQGQCYYMLKDYARAVILYEDVIEKYQKSSKYKAALLRAGFSWEHLGKPELAKMRFEEIIKKFPKSVEATQAKRSLDKMK; encoded by the coding sequence ATGAAGATGAAAAATATCAGTCTGTTCAGTGTTCTTTTGATCCTCCTTAGCATGTCGGCCCTGCCCGGCTGCGCCACCAGAACCGACGTGGAGGCCATGCAGTCCGACCGGCAGCAGGACCTCCACCGCATCCGCCAGCTGGAGGCCGAACTGGCCGAATCCAAGGAGCAGCTCAAGGCCGAAATCGAAAAATCCAACGATCCCCTGCGCGAAAAATCCGCCGACATGTGGGCCGAGATCCAATCCCTGCGTTCCGAAATCGCCAAGATGCGCGGCGAGGTGGACAGCCTGAACATCCGCATGGACAACCAGGTGGGCGCGGCCGACTCGGCCGTGACCGTGCAGGAACTGTCCAAGCGGCTGTCCGAGGTGGAATTCGCCATGGTCAACGAACTCCAGGTGGACCTGCCCGAGACCGGCAGGGCGCGCGGCGCCGCCGTGGGAGCCCCCGCAGCGGCGACAGCCGCCACCGCTCCGGCCGACGCGCCCGAGGAAGGCGTTGCGGCCCAGGCCGGCGCGGCGACCGCCACGGCCGCCGCTCAGACCGCTCCCCAGGCGGACAGCGACCCGGCCAAGGCCCTCTATGACAAGGCTTATGCCCTGTACAAGGAAGGCAACTTCGAACGCGCCCGTTCCTACTGGGCGGAGTTCACCGACACCTTCAAGGGCCACGCCTTCACGCCCAGCGCCGTATTCTGGCAGGGCCAGTGCTACTACATGCTCAAGGACTACGCCCGGGCCGTCATCCTCTACGAGGACGTCATCGAGAAGTACCAGAAGAGCTCCAAGTACAAGGCCGCCCTGCTGCGCGCCGGCTTCTCCTGGGAGCACCTGGGCAAGCCCGAGCTGGCCAAGATGCGCTTCGAGGAAATCATCAAGAAATTCCCCAAGTCCGTGGAGGCCACCCAGGCCAAACGGTCCTTGGACAAAATGAAATAA
- a CDS encoding PLD nuclease N-terminal domain-containing protein yields the protein MFADFSALTPTQWAIVLVAVGVCFVFSAWSILDVWKRNFESPTEKSLWMQICIFIPILGALTYLFLGRKRGSLQ from the coding sequence ATGTTCGCAGACTTCTCGGCCCTGACCCCGACCCAGTGGGCCATCGTGCTGGTTGCCGTGGGCGTCTGTTTCGTCTTCAGCGCCTGGTCCATCCTGGACGTCTGGAAACGGAACTTCGAATCCCCGACGGAAAAGAGCCTGTGGATGCAGATCTGCATTTTTATTCCCATTCTCGGCGCTCTGACGTATCTTTTCCTTGGCAGAAAAAGAGGGAGCTTACAATGA
- a CDS encoding protein phosphatase CheZ, which produces MTSNEELVRELMEKVSDELVGTLKGTIAAAVEKEIARNLTKALLEGEFYRRVNEDLQGGLKKIYQEVKAARGGTEIKCITADIDPEELFSETSDQLDAVLKTTEKAAVEIIDIVEKLQDLQGSVATIVKGFESGGVTKEDRERLKDINNTLGTDLSNIMVSLSFQDLTGQRIKKIINSIRQIEQIVREVMLSTGLMIRQREVEPEKDFEALSKEARSEATSKLQGPTEGTNQGDVDDLLASLGLD; this is translated from the coding sequence ATGACCAGCAATGAAGAATTGGTAAGGGAACTGATGGAAAAGGTCTCCGACGAGCTCGTGGGAACCCTCAAGGGAACCATCGCGGCCGCCGTGGAAAAGGAGATCGCCCGAAACCTCACCAAGGCGCTGCTGGAAGGCGAGTTCTACCGCCGGGTAAACGAGGACCTGCAGGGGGGGCTCAAGAAGATCTACCAGGAGGTCAAGGCGGCCCGTGGCGGGACCGAGATCAAGTGCATCACCGCCGACATCGACCCCGAGGAGCTCTTCTCCGAGACCTCGGACCAGCTGGACGCCGTGCTCAAGACCACGGAAAAGGCCGCAGTGGAAATCATCGACATCGTCGAGAAGCTCCAGGACCTCCAGGGGTCCGTGGCCACCATCGTCAAGGGATTCGAGTCCGGCGGGGTGACCAAGGAGGACCGGGAAAGGCTCAAGGACATCAACAACACGCTCGGCACCGACCTGTCCAACATCATGGTCTCCCTGAGCTTCCAGGACCTGACCGGGCAGCGCATCAAGAAGATCATCAACTCCATCCGCCAGATCGAACAGATCGTCCGCGAGGTCATGCTCTCCACCGGCCTGATGATCCGCCAGCGCGAGGTCGAGCCGGAAAAGGACTTCGAGGCCCTGTCCAAGGAGGCCCGTAGCGAGGCGACCTCCAAACTCCAAGGCCCGACCGAAGGGACCAACCAGGGCGACGTGGACGATCTGCTCGCCTCCCTCGGCCTGGACTAG